A region from the Fusarium musae strain F31 chromosome 1, whole genome shotgun sequence genome encodes:
- a CDS encoding hypothetical protein (EggNog:ENOG41) yields MAKAEPIASEGPREWEMLKYIPTAAFVCRLLGLTVILQCDGYASCFTTNTITGDAPCSDAILNALSQLAAFRIQARRAIISFFDRKYQHIVAEATQSSPIGPCSGGISDRLWPSGISPRGDSICEHVLQFRSMKPTSLDRDVGPEVSVIPDLAEDGHSHSGSCVQGHPYHRFYCGVPIQTPRGFNIGVLSVFDDSPRPSGLDQASIQLLRDLSKTIMSYLETRRATENFIRSERMMNGLSHLIRGNNDATNDVSSSSKRDSRTHSFQRDDSSSNHVSSNHIMKTSASLQDSPECSNGTTNKLPLPFSKPAALASLSPATRLQTNTSHFVDPQKVEFASMLSKAADIVCNSLKVDGALFLDAGVNSIGAPTDHENKSLHSVNDSSSSSEDSSADHVSNIQNKRPCTILALSTADQAILDLVQPGLKISLNQKTLKRLISRYPNGKIFSFEESGSLYSGESSSGEETDPNLPDIRTAKTAADNKPTYSRKDEARPVAELFAGARSVALVPIWDPSRNRFYACGLVWSKTAARILTPEADLPYLKALGIVTMAEINRIDITLANKAKADLLGTLSHELRSPLHGILAGAELLAGTSLDLFQQEVVHALEISGKTLLDTIDHLLVFSKVNTISRVLKSQNEHRRLHSPSRAGKHDGEIRENAGPQMQSLCSDVALDRLAEEVIETVTIGHSFHYAVMPQGPRWLPPDADLVGKVQITVDIDHRKPWLFRTAPGAIRRILMNILGNALKYTSQGHVKISLKQEKGISYKGPRKSTTVVLTVSDTGKGIGDEFLHNKLFVPFSQEDSLAVGTGLGLSIVKQIVTSLGGSIGVRSHVGKGTTVSVSLPLACADPESDNPGKAEREEEPMGFDGNILDSIRVAAVGFTRVPCTAAEVNSEAQLPLESLPLKWFNINLWEAEKNDPAAPGPDIIIYSEAAFSKLDENAINGHLLPGVVICHNAGTTVKLDTLYRESGTKSVFEFIHQPNTPQKFGRILSYALNRWKQLQTTDTLRDSEGSRNNTDEFLLPVSSACSNRSWSWTNREQSSESSSSADSQPDQQANPNSNLNGPIKSEDQGPLSKQTRESGTDNSVTEEGFVEPHSMFLLVDDNSINLKELSHGCERFRGSEDVPAKPGEILLRPNGYLQPLDPTEKPRLMSMPDINMPIMDGLEATRLIRKFERDNHLKPVTIIAITGLATDGARDEAFASGLDVFLTRPVSLGQLVPVLKERGVNEAKASTE; encoded by the exons ATGGCCAAGGCGGAACCAATCGCCTCTGAAGGCCCGCGTGAGTGGGAAATGCTCAAGTACATACCAACCGCTGCTTTTGTCTGCCGCCTGCTTGGGTTAACTGTCATTCTCCAATGCGATGG ATATGCCTCTTGCTTCACCACGAACACGATCACTGGAGATGCTCCTTGTTCCGACGCCATCTTGAATGCCCTCTCACAGCTGGCCGCATTCCGTATCCAGGCTCGCCGCgccatcatctcattcttTGACCGTAAGTACCAGCACATTGTCGCCGAGGCCACCCAGTCGTCTCCCATTGGCCCTTGTTCGGGCGGCATCAGTGACCGGCTCTGGCCCTCTGGGATTAGCCCTCGTGGCGACAGCATCTGCGAACATGTCCTTCAGTTTCGGAGCATGAAACCTACCTCTTTGGATCGCGATGTAGGACCGGAGGTCTCGGTCATTCCTGACCTTGCCGAAGATGGCCACTCGCATAGTGGCTCATGCGTGCAAGGGCACCCTTATCATCGATTCTATTGCGGTGTACCTATCCAGACCCCCAGAGGATTCAACATCGGTGTCTTGAGCGTGTTTGATGACAGTCCTAGGCCTAGTGGTCTAGATCAGGCGTCCATACAGCTCCTAAGGGATCTCTCTAAGACCATCATGTCCTACCTGGAGACACGTCGCGCCACAGAAAATTTCATTCGCAGTGAGCGCATGATGAATGGCCTTAGCCACCTGATCCGTGGCAATAACGATGCTACCAACGACGTTTCCAGCTCTAGCAAGCGCGACAGCCGGACTCACAGTTTTCAGCGAGACGACTCATCTAGCAATCATGTCTCCAGCAATCACATAATGAAGACTAGCGCAAGCCTACAGGATAGCCCCGAGTGCTCGAATGGGACTACGAATAAACTTCCCTTACCTTTCAGCAAGCCAGCAGCTCTAGCTTCACTAAGTCCAGCCACCCGTCTTCAGACCAACACATCGCATTTTGTTGACCCCCAGAAAGTTGAGTTTGCAAGCATGCTCAGCAAGGCAGCGGATATCGTCTGTAATTCACTGAAGGTTGACGGCGCACTCTTTCTTGATGCAGGCGTCAATTCGATTGGGGCTCCTACAGACCATGAGAATAAGTCGTTACACTCTGTGAACGATTCCTCATCTAGCAGCGAGGATAGCTCGGCGGACCACGTCAGCAATATCCAGAACAAGAGACCTTGCACCATACTTGCCCTCTCCACCGCTGATCAAGCTATACTGGACCTAGTCCAACCAGGTTTGAAAATATCTCTCAATCAGAAGACCCTTAAACGACTCATTTCCCGCTATCCAAATGGAAAGATTTTCAGTTTCGAGGAGTCGGGCTCGTTGTATTCAGGGGAGTCATCATCCGGGGAGGAGACAGACCCCAATCTTCCCGATATCCGAACGGCAAAGACGGCCGCAGATAACAAGCCCACCTACTCGCGCAAGGATGAAGCCAGGCCCGTTGCCGAGCTATTTGCCGGGGCGAGGAGTGTTGCATTAGTCCCCATTTGGGATCCCTCCCGAAACCGCTTTTACGCTTGCGGCCTCGTCTGGAGCAAGACAGCCGCTCGCATTCTCACACCAGAAGCGGACCTGCCGTACCTGAAGGCTCTTGGGATTGTCACCATGGCTGAGATCAACCGAATAGACATAACACTAGCCAACAAGGCTAAGGCGGATCTGCTAGGCACGTTAAGCCACGAGCTCCGTTCGCCGCTCCATGGAATCTTAGCCGGTGCTGAGCTTTTGGCCGGTACTTCACTCGACCTGTTTCAGCAAGAAGTTGTACACGCGTTGGAAATATCCGGAAAGACACTGCTTGACACCATCGATCAC CTATTGGTATTCAGTAAAGTGAACACTATCTCGCGAGTGTTGAAGTCGCAAAACGAGCACAGGAGACTTCATAGCCCTTCCAGAGCTGGTAAACACGACGGGGAGATCAGAGAAAATGCTGGGCCCCAGATGCAGTCTCTATGCTCGGATGTTGCATTGGACAGACTCGCCGAAGAAGTCATCGAAACTGTCACCATTGGTCACAGTTTCCACTACGCAGTCATGCCACAGGGGCCAAGATGGCTCCCGCCAGAT GCAGACCTGGTTGGCAAGGTACAAATTACAGTAGATATAGACCATCGCAAGCCGTGGTTATTTCGCACTGCACCTGGTGCTATCCGCCGCATCCTCATGAATATCCTGGGCAACGCCCTGAAGTACACGTCCCAAGGTCATGTGAAAATCAGTCTCAAGCAGGAAAAGGGCATCTCATACAAAGGACCGCGAAAGTCAACTACCGTAGTCCTTACCGTTTCGGATACGGGTAAGGGCATTGGGGATGAATTTCTGCACAACAAACTCTTCGTTCCATTCTCCCAGGAAGACTCACTTGCTGTAGGTACCGGTCTCGGACTCAGCATTGTGAAGCAGATTGTCACATCACTCGGCGGTTCCATTGGCGTTCGGAGCCATGTCGGCAAGGGCACGACCGTGTCAGTCTCCTTGCCACTAGCTTGCGCTGACCCTGAAAGTGACAACCCTGGAAAGGCAGAGCGGGAAGAAGAGCCAATGGGTTTCGATGGCAACATTCTTGATTCTATCCGGGTGGCGGCTGTGGGATTCACCCGCGTCCCGTGTACTGCTGCCGAGGTCAACAGCGAGGCACAACTTCCACTGGAAAGTCTGCCTCTGAAGTggttcaacatcaacctctgggaagctgagaagaatgatcCTGCCGCCCCTGGCCCTGATATCATCATTTACAGTGAGGCCGCCTTTAGCAAACTTGATGAAAATGCAATCAACGGCCACCTCCTGCCGGGGGTCGTGATATGTCACAACGCCGGAACTACTGTAAAGCTAGACACACTGTACAGGGAGTCTGGCACAAAGTCTGTATTCGAGTTCATTCACCAGCC GAACACGCCCCAAAAATTCGGCAGGATCCTGAGCTACGCTCTCAATCGCTGGAAGCAGCTCCAAACAACAGACACTCTGAGGGACTCAGAAGGATCTAGGAATAATACTGAcgagtttcttcttcccgTATCGAGCGCATGCAGTAATCGGTCATGGAGTTGGACGAATCGAGAACAGTCTAGTGAGAGTTCGTCATCTGCGGATAGCCAGCCTGACCAGCAGGCGAATCCGAATTCCAACCTCAATGGACCGATCAAATCTGAGGATCAAGGGCCTCTATCCAAACAGACACGCGAAAGTGGCACTGACAACTCAGTAACCGAAGAAGGCTTTGTCGAACCGCATTCCATGTTTCTTCTTGTAGATGACAACTCGATTAATCTGAAA GAATTATCGCACGGCTGTGAACGGTTTCGAGGCTCTGAAGACGTTCCAGCTAAACCCGGAGAGATTTTGCTGCGTCCTAATGGGTACCTCCAGCCCCTAGACCCTACTGAGAAGCCGAGGCTAATGAGCATGCCAGATATCAATATGCCAATAATGGATGGTCTTGAAGCGACGCGACTCATCCGTAAATTTGAGAGGGATAATCACCTCAAGCCTGTCACCATCATCGCTATTACTGGTCTCGCAACAGACGGTGCTAGAGATGAGGCGTTTGCGAGCGGCCTTGACGTCTTCCTGACACGGCCAGTCAGTTTGGGTCAACTTGTACCAGTACTTAAAGAGAGGGGAGTTAATGAAGCGAAGGCCAGTACCGAGTAA
- a CDS encoding hypothetical protein (EggNog:ENOG41~CAZy:GH13), with amino-acid sequence MQPVIPNVERASWREASVYQIYPPSFKDTNGDGIGDIQGIISELDYIKSLGVDMVWLSPILASPQIDMGYDISDYKNIYPPYGTMADHDALIKGLHDRGLKYILDLVVNHTSDQHPWFKESKSSKTSRYRDWYFWRPARWDPETGKRMPPNNWESFFSTSAWTWDATTQEYYLHLWSSGQPDLNWENPEVVNAVHDIVRFWLDRGVDGFRMDVINYISKTPGLPDAKIKKPGFFQKPTEHCACGPRLHEYLRGIGSILQEYDAFSVGEMPDADPEEVLKAVGQDRGELAMAFHFDIDGLDLGANHRFDPAVFQPTALKNVVNKWQTFMASNAGWNALHMENHDESRTVSRYACDSPAMRTISAKMLANHLAFQSGTLFIYQGQELAMVNLPREWGMEKYKDIECLNHWQLVQRCYHDDVKKQKMYRDRYRQVGRDNARTPMQWNSESPYAGFVPIGSKQVEPWMSIHPDFGTWNVSTMLADSQSSLHHWRRVLKFRKQHSNIFVYGGFEMLNIEIEEDVIAYIRTDNTTGGSLTGPTEALVVTSFSATDIWWTIPPKAMTILFGASTDSRKPNINVTGLVTALGNYEGVNELMVKDGMAVIRLRPYQTLIAMV; translated from the exons ATGCAGCCTGTCATCCCAAACGTCGAGCGAGCCTCGTGGCGGGAAGCCTCTGTATATCAAATCTACCCACCTTCTTTTAAAGATACCAATGGGGATGGTATAGGAGATATTCAAGGAATTATCTCAGAGCTTGACTATATCAAGTCTCTTGGCGTTGATATGGTATGGCTGTCTCCCATTTTGGCATCTCCGCAGATTGATATGGGTTACGATATCTCTGACTATAAGAATATCTATCCGCCTTATGGTACCATGGCCGATCATGATGCTTTAATCAAAGGCCTCCATGACCGCGGTTTGAAGTatatccttgaccttgttgtgAACCATACATCGGATCAACATCCTTGGTTCAAAGAGTCCAAGtcttcaaagacaagcaGATATCGCGACTGGTATTTCTGGCGGCCGGCTCGCTGGGATCCCGAAACCGGTAAACGGATGCCACCTAACAATTGGGAATCCTTTTTTAGTACAAGCGCTTGGACTTGGGACGCTACCACACAAGAATATTATCTTCACCTTTGGTCATCTGGACAGCCTGACTTGAACTGGGAAAATCCCGAGGTCGTCAATGCCGTGCACGATATCGTAAGATTCTGGCTTGATCGTGGCGTTGATGGGTTTCGAATGGATGTCATTAACTATATTTCGAAAACACCTGGCCTGCCCGACGCAAAGATCAAGAAACCGGGATTTTTTCAGAAGCCCACCGAGCATTGTGCTTGTGGACCACGGCTGCACGAATACCTACGTGGGATTGGATCGATACTCCAGGAATACGATGCATTTAGTGTCGGCGAGATGCCAGATGCAGATCCCGAAGAAGTTCTCAAAGCTGTGGGCCAGGATCGTGGAGAATTAGCTATGGCGTTTCACTTTGACAT AGATGGGCTTGACCTAGGTGCAAATCATAGATTTGACCCCGCCGTGTTCCAACCAACAGCATTAAAGAACGTAGTCAACAAATGGCAAACATTCATGGCATCCAACGCAGGTTGGAACGCCCTGCATATGGAGAACCACGACGAGAGCCGAACAGTTAGTCGTTACGCTTGCGACTCCCCCGCCATGCGAACAATATCAGCCAAGATGCTAGCAAACCACCTTGCCTTCCAGTCTGGAACACTTTTCATCTATCAGGGACAGGAACTTGCAATGGTTAACCTTCCCCGAGAATGGGGAATGGAGAAATACAAAGACATCGAATGTCTGAATCACTGGCAGTTGGTACAGCGTTGTTACCACGACGATGTAAAAAAGCAGAAGATGTATAGGGACAGATACCGACAGGTCGGACGTGACAACGCACGCACGCCCATGCAGTGGAACTCGGAGAGTCCATATGCTGGATTCGTGCCGATTGGTTCTAAGCAAGTTGAGCCCTGGATGTCTATCCACCCTGACTTTGGGACTTGGAACGTTTCCACGATGTTAGCCGATTCGCAGTCCAGCCTTCACCATTGGCGCCGTGTGCTCAAGTTTCGAAAGCAGCATTCCAACATATTTGTTTACGGAGGATTCGAAATGCTAAATATAGAAATCGAAGAAGACGTCATTGCGTATATACGCACTGACAACACTACTGGTGGGAGCCTAACTGGACCGACAGAGGCCCTGGTTGTGACCAGTTTTAGTGCCACTGATATCTGGTGGACCATTCCTCCCAAGGCAATGACTATTCTATTCGGTGCGTCCACAGATTCAAGAAAGCCCAATATCAATGTGACGGGGCTGGTAACCGCTTTGGGCAATTATGAGGGTGTGAACGAATTGATGGTCAAAGATGGAATGGCTGTAATTAGGCTGAGGCCATACCAGACTTTGATTGCAATGGTATAA